The region CCTCCAGCTGATGCCCTGGGTCCCAGGAGGCTGCCCACATCTGCAAGGCTGTTGGGCTGACTGGCAGGTGCCAGAGAGGCACCAAATGGAGTCACCTGGCTGCTCCCTGGGCAAGCACAGGAAAACAGTAAAACGGGGTGCTTGGCGTGAGATGGTGAGGCTGGATGGAAGGGGCAGGAGAGATGGAGGCGAGAGTacaatggggagggaggggagtgatgGCACCAACTGGGTCCTTTGAGCCAGCCCGTTCGTCCCCCAATCGTCCAGGTCTGGAGGGCTTACCTCCCACAGAGAATTCTAGGCAACGTGATACTCAGCCCCTGTCAATTCACTTAAGCGCTCAAAACTGCCACTGCTGAGAGAAAAGCAGTTCTTCCTCATGGGTCATCATCCTTCCTGCTCTACTCTGGCTTACACTTTCCACTTTTTCCTTAAGAGATGGAAAAGTTGGTCCTTTCCCTAAACCTGCATTTCCATTTATGGATAAACCATATGAAGGGGCAGGtagagggggtgggagaggagctgTGACAGGTAGAAAGGCTCGGGCGCTCGGAGACTAACAGAGCATGGAGGTGGCACTGGAGGGGACAAGCAGAAATCTCTGGTCTCCCCAGTACTGTTCCCACCTCCATCGGAGCCGCCTCCTCTCCCATCATGGGGAGACAGCCCCCCTCCGCCCAACACCATGACCTCAGATCAGGTCTGGGACACACTGCTCATGGGACAGGGCCCACTGCAGGGTTCTCCCGCCCTccctggagaggaggggaggcccAAGACCTGCAGGGGCAGGGCAGCGGAAACACTCGATAGGAATGGCTGTGGGGCAACCTGAAGCGTATTTGTGGGGAAGGGGAACATGCCCGCAGAGGCGGAGACGGTGGAGGTGAAGTTCGGGTAAGAAAGTGGAGGGGACAAAACCCTGTATAGAGTGGGACAGGAGGTGGTAATCTTGACCAGGGAAGatccttttctttcttagagacaaggagggaaaggaaaagtAAGGACCCCAGGCaaggagggagagggcagagccAGGGTGGTTCCCAAATCCctggcccctcaaacctcagcaCCGATGTCTTGTCTGTAAAGTTGGGGGCTTTTTTCCGAATGCCTCAGAACTGTAATTTGAATCTCTATGCTCTTCTTTTCCGAAGGGTGAGTTTCTCCAAAGCCCCCTGGGAAGGGTGTCttccctgtgccaggcacagagccTAACTGCGGGGACCCGGCTCTAACTGGGGGAAGTTGGAAACCTGGCAGGGAAGACAGGGGCCCAGGGCCTGCCTGCCGCGAGGCTGCAGGGATGTGCTGCTTCCGGAGTGCCGGCACGGGGAAGGCACCGCTCCCCTCGGCCtctgtccctccccagccctgtgctCAGCTGTAGTGTCACTGAGCTCGCTGGTCTTCAATCCTCTGCAACCTCCAGGCCAGCAAGGAAAGCCAGCAGGCTGGTGGTGGGTCTTCTGCTTCTCAAGACCCCAGGCCTTGCCTTTGCGCGACTGGCTCAAGGTACATGGAAATTTCCAAGCAAACATGGCTCCCTGGCCTTCTTTGGGTCTGACTCTTCAGTCCTGCTCTGGGCTCTCCTGTCAGGGCACTCCCCTTGGCGAGGACCAGGTCCTCAGCCCTCCCAGGCTGGCAGGGGCTCTCCTCTGGCAGCCACAGTGCTGTGAGCCTCCTGGCGGACACTAGAGGGCAGAGCCGGCCCTCGCTCAGCAGGGGTCGGCACCCCGCCCAGGGCCCGCGTTCTCAGAAGGGAGGCCAACGCTAGGAATACCTGCGCTCTCGTTGGCTTCTTACCGGCTTCCAGAGCCTCACTGCACACAGCTGGATTTGTAGACTTGCCCGATAACAGCTTCAAGGGAAACTGCACTTTTAGAAACCTCCCCTTCTCCACACTCCcactcagaaatataaaaatactacCAGGCTTGTCAGGAGAGACACCCACCTCTCCCCCAAATCTTCCTACCTCCTCCCCAGTGGCTCTTCGTGCCACGTGCACAGAAACACCCTCGTGATCACGGTGTGCACGGAAGTGAATGGCATCTGCCGCTGGCCAGGCATTTGATTTTGGCCAAGTCACTGGCTAAGTTGAGccagtttcctcaactgcaaaaCGGAGATCTTTCTTTCCGCGTGGGGCTCATCCGTGAGGATGCTCCTTGAGCATCCTCAGCGCTGGTGGGCGCTGGGTCTGGCCCTGGGCTCTCTGCTTTGGAGGTGACTAGACTCAGGACAAAGGGTCCCTCCCAGGTTCAGCCTGGGATGTCTCCAGGGCTGatgcctcccttctctcctttaaGGCTTGGCCCATTAAGCTCTCTCTTTAAAGGTATCAGTTGCACTAGGAATGCATTTCTGGGTGGACCAATTTATAACCACCTTGTAATAGGCTGTTTCCCTTCCAGGTCTCATTCCAGGGAATACTTCTCTCTTGTTAAATCGACTATTCaggtaccaatttacattcttaccaacagcaTATAAAGGGGCCTATTTCCCCATGCAATACCGGCCATGATTAATCTTTAAAGTTTGTGTGAGTATGATGTGCAAAATTATTATCCTACCctaatttgcattttccctgATCAGTtagattgaaaatattttcatggtttttttttctggctaTTAGCTGCTTACATCCCttattcattattctttcttattaatggcagttttaaaaagcacattatGTCTATTAGCTTTTTGTCTATTTTCCATGTTTTAAGTGTGTATCCTCTCCCTACCTGCTTCATGCCTTTAAGGACATGAAACATTGTTTTGGAACACTTATTAGGACATCTTTGTTTAGGATATCTTTTACTATATAGAATAATGTGACCTCTGTAATTTCTTTTTGTCAGAACTTCTGGAGATTTTGTTTCCTAGTATATGGTCAAATTTTAAAAGAGCtatatgtttgaaaaatatatatattctgtcttTTGGTTACAAAGTTCTACTTATATTTCTTAAGTCAAACTTGCTAAAGTGTTACTCAAATGgtctacttccttccttccttgtctgTCTACTCCATCTGTTAATCTTCTGAGAGAATCTATTCCAGTTGGTTTATGAGATTTTCACTGTGTCTAATGGTTTTTGCTTTACAAATTTCAAGGCTACCCTGGCAGTTACTTTAAGTTCATGATGTGAGAACTTTGCTGTGAATTTTGACTTTTATCAATATAAAATGTCTTTTCTTGTTccactcaaaaaaattaaaaccaaaaaccaCCAACCAGTTCACGGTgggagggctgtgggcagagcAGAGTCAGGAAGTCTGCGCTTGGGCCGGGCTCTGCCACTCTGTGGGCTGCATAGCTAGGGAAACTGCTGGGCTGCCTCCTCTGTAAAAAGGCTAAATTTGAGGGGTTCCTTTCAAACCTCAAAACTCCAGGGCCAGAGGACCTGAGATAGAGGCTTCTACCTCGGGCAGGCTGTGGCGGGGGGCGGGTGGAATAACTTACCAAAGCTGGAACTTCCAGTTAGCATCCGACTGGCTGGtagtgagggtgggggagggaaaaggtggggaggggagggggagagagagagtgtgtaaGTCACTGGCTGTCCCAAGTCTTCACACAcagtgctcgggctgcccactggTGTGCAGGATGTCCAAAGGAAGGGGGCAGCCTGAAAGCTCTGAAGACTGATGTCTGGAGTTTAGGGAGGAACCGAATGCTTTAAGGTGGCCTTTGGACTCTCCTTCAGTCTCATAACACGAATGGCACGACACAGTTTGCAGGTTCTGTTCCAAGAAGGATGCGTGAGGACTTCTGGGGACCACCTTGGACGCTGACCCCGCCCCATGAGCAGCATACAGCAGAGACAGTCAGAGCACTCCAGGGGAAAGGTCATGTCCTCAAGTTTTCTAGGTCTCAGGTCTCCCACACTTCTCAGTCAGCGGCCTCCCGGCACACAACCTACACAGTTCCTGCGGCGGTTGTAGCCATTTTCCTTACATGAAAAAACAGAATGAGAGCCCCTTCCTCTGACAAGCATCTCGTCAGTCTCCTCTCATCCTCCCCCTGGAGCTTCCTCTCTTTGTCCAGTTCTTTGGGTTGGTGCAGATGTGAATGAAGGGCGAATACGGGTGTGGACAACCAGACGCAGTtatgagagagaaagaagccGGAGGGGCAGAGTTTACCTGGGGGTGCCGGCGGGGCCTGGAAGGGGGCTTGGCCAGCCGGAGGAAGGCTTCCAAATGCAGAAGAGCTGGGGCTACTGCCAAAGGCATCGAAGTTGGCAAAGCCCCCATGGGAAGGCGTCTGGCCTATGGGTGGAGAGGATACACAGGTTATATTTACATAGAATGTATGTGTAATCTACATCACGTAGACTAATTCCGAAGGCCAAAGGCCACTCAGTGGGACATCTGCCTTCCCACAGGTTCCTTTTCAAAGGGAGGTGGCAGAAACCTAGAGCAGACAGCCAGACACATGCGAGGGAAAGGGCATTTCAGGGGCCTCCAAGTTCATTCCTCCCTTTCATCCTTACTCCATGAGGCATTAACATTTTTGTCAGCACCTAGTCTGGGCAGAATCATGTGAAAAAATTTTTGTTGGTGGGAaaaggcttaaaaaaataaaacgggAAACTAGATAACCACTTGGTTCAACCCTCTATTGGCTGGTGCTGATCtctgggaagagggcaggggaAATGGAACACGTAACAATCCCCTCCCCCCATCTTAACAGAGAGGGAAAGTAACAAAAAGGCTATTTCTAGAGTTCTAAACAGAAGTGCTAGGAGCCCCCAGCTGTAATGCTTCATGGCCAAACTCCCAAACATCCTCCCTGCTGTCCTCGTCTAACCCCCACCCTTCCGGCTGCAATGCTTCAGAATTACCGCCACGTTCAGTCCCATGATGAGCCAGCCACATGAATCTTTGTCACCCCAAGGGAGTGAATTCCTTGTGTTACGGGTGCCTATGCTGTAGGAAGGTTCTCCTCCCAAGGCCCACTTACCCCCAAAGGCTGGGAATGCAGCAAAAGCTGGTACGACCTGGGGCGCAGCAAAGGGGTCCCCGCCGATGTCAGCCAGCAGATCAGTGCTGGCCTTGACTGAGGAGTGGGGAGGCGGCTGAGCGCTCCGGGGCTGTGACGTCCGAGGCTGAGACTGACTGACAGACTTGGAGGAGAAGGCAGTACATACAGCATTTGGAATCCCAGACATGACCCAGGCCCCTGCATGGCTCCCCGGGCTGCCCCCAGATAGGCaagtggagagagaagagagggagaaactgCCCTCAACCGAGAGGTTTCTCGGGCAGAAGCTGTCTTTGCCCGTCTCATACCTAACTCTTGTCTTCTCAGTCCACTAGCTCTGGAAACCACATGCTTTGGAGCATGTTAGTCCAGGTGGCCCTGAGATATACAGGGATGTTGCCCAACAGTCCCCCTGCGGCTGTCACCTCCTCGTCTTTCCCAGGTGCTTGAAGCAGTGTCCTGACCTCTCCGTTTTCCCTTAAGAGGAAGGGTCAGATTTGAAGTTGATACTCTGACTTCCCTAAATACCACTTCTTGTTGGGTTCTTTCTTCCAAAACATGCAAGTCCAAGGTGAGAAATACAAGACAGGTAACAGCAGGGCTGAGAACCAACTCACACCTCCTGAACCGGTGGCTGCTAACTAAGTCCCGGGGATCTGACTTAGGAACCTGACATCATCTCCCCAATCCCAAAATAATGTTAACCTTCAGATCTGAGAGTTACCTGGCTGGAGGTGGAGGCAGCAGCGGAGAGAGATGACACGGGATCCCCCAGAAGTGTCCGCAGGGGCTTCCCTTCCGGGATGGAGCCCTGGACAGGGGTGGAGGCACTACCTTTGCTATAAGCAGGCCCCTTGACTTGGTCTGGGGGGACATACCTTTAAGAAAGAACAGTTAGGCTGAAAGGAGAGGGTAAAACCTTGGGCCTTGCTCAGCTTAGGTACTCGAGAAAACACAGGTTACAGCAGTCAAAGTCCTCTCGCATTTTCCCTACCAATTCTCTTTTTTGAACTAAAGGGAATTTAGCAACTTAGCAAAGTTCTGCCTCACCACCTGAGCTCCCCCTTTATTGTCAGATGTTCATTCTTTCCCTACAGCAGTGTTCACTTTGCTCTTTGCTTCTGCctgttttcccctcttctctccctcctctttctgGCACTCAAACCATCTGGGCTTCAAGAAATAACACCTGCAGTGGTGCTGATGGACAGGCGGGCCTATTTTTCAACTTCCTCCCAAAGTTTCCCCTCTCATCTCCTGGGAGAGTCTTCACGTTCCTTTTTCTCAGCCCCATAGAAAAAGGTCCTGCCGCCTCATCTTCCAAGTGCTCACAGTCTACCCTGCCGGCTCCTGCTACTCCGGATGGAATCCCCTTCCACGGTGGATGTGGTCTCTCCTTGGGACGTGCCTTCTTTGTCCTGAGGACACCCCCAGAGGGACTCCAAAATGCTGTTTTATCCCCACCAGTCTCCTTGCTCCCTGCATTCTCTTCTCCACCCCACAGTTACCCCCCAACATGCACACACCCCAGAAATCAAACAATGGGAAGTGACACCTGGGGAGAGAAAAGGCAAGAGATGCTGATTCCTCAGCAGGAAAACAGGGTACCTATAAATCCTGGGTTAACAGTATAAAGCTATAGGACATGtgctcccctcccagccacctTGCTCCATAAATGAGATCAGCTGAGCTGTATAAAACTAAGCCACACTCCCTGGTAGGGGGCTGAGCTCTCCCCTCAGTCGGCCATCACCCCGAAAGAAGGGACATCAAATCGGCCAGGTTAGTGATCGAGAGCAAGTTGCTCTTTCCTATACCCTTATTATTTTGAAGTCAGAATTTAGCCCTAACTTTAGCATGTGAGTGGAATAGATTCCACCCTCAGCTGGCCTTTGGGAGAAGCCTCAATTCAGCTCTGGAAACTGGACTGTCAGATGAAGCATGTCTGGGACACACGTGTCCAGagccatctctttcctcctccttaccATCTCTTCTTCTCATATTTTTCCTGAAGAAACTCCTTCACCTTCTGAGGATCCCTGGAATCTGGTATTAAAGATGTCCGAGCATCAAAAAGACCCAGCCAAATCTTCCTGCAAACCTAAAGGAATGGAGTCAGGTAACAACGGAGTTGGGGCAGAAAGCACGAAATGGGAATATACCATTTCCAGCTCATTCATCAATAAAGGTGCACTGAGCACAGACACAGTGTGAGGATCTGGGTGTACCTACAAACACAGACATAAtccctgtcctcacagaggtCATCACCTAGTGGGGAGGTCATGccttagataaataaaaataaatctataattACATATCGTGACAGAAAACAGTGAGCCATGAGAATTATGGGGAACTTAATTTGGATGGGGGTGAGGCAGGAACGATGGTTAGAGCTGAGGTTTCCAGAGCATCCTGTAGAGGTCTTTGCACCCTCCAAGTACGTCAGTCACCTGTAAGCTAGGGGTACTGCTAACACCAAGGCTGGCATCTCCCCACCAGCAAGTTTTAGCTGGAGAAGGGGTTTAACTCACTGTCAAGTAAACGACATGGGCTTAAAGCCAGTTGCTGAGGTTCAGGTCAGCAGAGCTGGCTCCAGCTCTTATAGGGGTGGCCCAGTCCGTTCTGAGTGCTCATCGGCATGGCACATGTCCCTCCTCGAGTGCCCagggccaccccccacccccagagatcCTGCTCCTTCCCCTGATTCCTCCAACCAGGGGCCTGGACAAACCACAATTTGTATAACTAAGATTTCATAAATATTAGATCAGATAAGATTAGATACCTCACATactgaaaaatacagagaaatgggGACAGAACAGAAAACTGTAGGGTTTTTCTATAATCCTGAGGCAACAGTCCACCGACCGACCGTTAGGAAGCACAGCACGCAAGCGCTCCGTCTGTGGCCGCTCACCTCGTTTCCCCGGGACTGCAGGAACACTACCTCAGGCTCCGTGAAAGTTGTCATGGAGATGGACTTGACTCGATGGGGGGGGTTCAGGCCTCTTCTGtgggagagaaacagaaagaggagTAGAATGCAGTCAACACTGCAGGTTGGTTtatgggaggagaaggagggagaaagtaTAAAACAACACATAAATTAAACTGACGGAAGCTACTTCCTAAttcaaggaaagaagggaagtaaATGTTTTGGAGGCTTCTAATGAGAGACAGGGACGAAAGTCAGGAACATGCTGGAAGCCCAGTCATTCTGGAGAGGAGGGTAGAGCCTGCTCATCGGAAGCCTCCTCCACCTTGGCTCAGCCCCCAGCAGTTCAGTGTTCAGGCTGAGGGGGACTTCTGGGAACACAGACATGTGATCACTTTTCATTTCCTGGTTTATCAGTTTTAGACCTACAGCACATCCTCAAGGTCCCAGAGCCCACGAAGACACAAATTCCTCAAGCATGAGAGAGGCCAAAAATGAAGGCCCACGACTATTCCTGATAGTCCGAACAAAGATCGGACGTGGAGACAGAAGAGTCCCTAGGCTGGCTGCCCCTCCTCTTGCCCACACAGGAGGCTGGGAGGGTGCAGTGAGGGAGAGGGGCCCTCTCTTTTAGGAAGCGATCTCTGGGAGAAGTATTCCACACTTTCTCACTTCTAGATCTTTcaacgaagcaggaggaagtcagGTTCAACCATGAGATACAAGACTGGCGTCAGTCAGGAACATGTACCCTGAAGTGATGCTTTTGTGCCAGCTCTGTGTGTTCTGTTAACTCCCTGGGAGTCCACTTCTGCCCACAGATGCCCTGTGGTGATTACAGCAGAGAAGGCTTCCTTGCCCCCACTCAGCCGCCCTCTGGAGCGTTCTAACAGGAACTTGGGGCTGAGCCAGGCAGCGTTTCAGAGGTTCCCCTTTCCTCACCTTCAGTTTTACTCTAGTATTGTCCTACTGCCCTCATTAGATTAAAACAAAACTGGCTGAACCAAAACAGATAAACTAGACCTTGGGACCAGGAGTGAACGACCACACAGGCACATGTAGGAAAGATGGTCTCAAGTCATGAGGCCTCTTTGGGCTTTTACTCCCCAGGGAAAAAACGGGCAAAGCAAGATCCTGGTTGATGCCTTTaggaaagcaaacaaaacttACCAAATGGAAATCTTAGGGAAAGGTGGAGAGAGCACACATTTAAGCTTACAGGCGCCTGGAGGACTGGCAGTGCGTGTGTTAGTGTAAGTGAAGGCAGCCCAGGTTGGGAGAAGGGACAAGTGACAGAGTACAAAGTAAACAGTGAAGGGCAGCTGCTCTTTAGGGTGATAAATTACTGATGATGGGGTTCTAACAAAGGACAGGAAGGACCCTGGGGTCTCCAACTGGGGGTGTTTTGAGCACTTCTGCTACTAGACTTTAATGGGTCTCAAAAGACCCCTTTAAAGGATAAACAATATCCAGGAGGACTCCTGTCCCTCTCCCCCAGGAAACGTAAGAGCAGGGAAAACTAAAAGCAAGGCTGTGTAACCAGGCGTCAGACAATAGCTCTTAAACTTGATTTGACCCGAAGACGCTCTTCTGATTGCGTTGCAGAGCTATTCCGGCTTTCTCTCCTGAAGTCTGTCTTACCAATGGCTTGATTTGGTTTTGTTCCGAAGTCCAGCCGACCTGCTTTTATACTCTTTCCTTTGCCCTTTCTCACCTTAACCACTACGCCCTTCCCCCTGAGACGCCAGGCCTTTCTGAAGTCTAGCCAGAGCAGACCTCTCTGTTCCTATGATCTGGATCCTCCACTTCACCTCCCACTCACAAATATTTACCTTGCTAAAATAGAAGGCATTGTAGCAGGCACTGGGGGGGGGATACAAAAATTACAGGACTTAGTCCTCCATCACCAGACACTTGCTTACAAGAAAGACCCAGAGAGCCTGGGCAAGGATAGGTCTCAACGCAGCAGGGTGCCATTTAGGCACACATAGTCAGATTAGGGAGAAATGTGGCACCAGGATgctgtggggaggagagagaaatggtCATGGGAAAAGTAGAATGTATTATGTTTACACTAGAAAAACAGATTCTAAGCCTATCACAAAAAGGTCGTTGACATTTCCTGAAAGGACAACCAGGAACTGTTAGCAGAGCATAAACAGGGAGGTGTGCTTCCTTGGGTGGGGTTGGGGGCCAGGAACTTAACCCACTCATCAATCTAGAGGGGGTGCTTAGAACAACAGAACTTCCTATGGCTGAGCTTGGACTGGAggaggttttttggggggtggtatgTGGGGGGGGGAGACAGGATaaagggaagacagagaaaatgtGTTTTAGGTGCTTTGGGCCAAATGAATCTGATGGAACAGGATGTTTCCTTAGCACAGTACAAAAAGCACTGCTCTAACCTTGATGTCTGTAGACTGGATTATGTATAACCAGAGCCACggtttgggggcagggagagtCTACAAGATAACACTCTGCAGCCCAGGAAGAGGGCCTAGTTACATGGCTTATGACTCAGAGCATTTGTCTCTGAATCACAGAGGCCATTGCTGGCTGAGAGAAGCAATTTCGAAACAAGAGCCCCTCACCTCCCAGTAGGCAGAATCAAATGGTCTAGGAGTGTTGTGCGTTACTGGGTACACACCAGGGTCATGCACTGGGCCAGATGGGAATCACTGGCCTGGAATTAAACAGACCCAGCTCTTCAAGCTGTGCCCAGTCTCCCCAACATAAACTCTCAGCTTCTCCCCAAAAGAAGAACTGAGAGCTAGAAGGAGGCACTGCCCTTTGGTTATCACAGCAAATCTATTCCGTTATTTCTAACCAGGAGGAGCTGGGGAAGTAGAGATAAACATATTTGTCCAGAATAGGGCAAGTTTTTCTAGTTGAAAGCAAGTACATTACTAGGACTCAAGCCTTCAGCCCTTCAGCCCAGTCATGATGTCTTTTTatacttcagtttctttttcacgGGGCGCCCAAATGGCATTGTAAGTACTTGGAATCACTCTGAAGGACGCTGAATTTCTTGGCAAGCGAAGGGACTTGCAGAGATCCGCAAGTCTGCCCAGTTCCCTCTCTCTCAGCCTCACTCCCCTCCCTTTGATTCTATTCAGCATACTACTATTTCTGCAAATACCACACCTTTTGTTCCTCTGTGGTCATCACCCTCAAACTGGCCCATATTTTGCTTCTATCTGCGCTTTATAAAAGCCTCAAACCTGCTTCGCTGCTCAGATAAGAAGGTTCTGCCAGGTTGACAGTGGAAAAAAACAGTTCCACCCAGCACCCGAGTTCTTTTGTTCGTGCCAGGTTTGGACTTGGGAATTCCTTACCTCTGAGTATTTGTGTTCAAATTCATACAGCCTAGATTATGTTTCTTTGCCCCTGGGATTCCATTCCTCTGCCTCTGAGCAGGGTTCAGCTAAACGAGGTTAGGTCTTACCTTGGACCCAAATACTACTAAGAACAGTCCCTGTTAGAGGCTCCTTATAGTCCCTCCCCTATAGCCTTGCTCCAGGGTCAGTTTCACTAATTCTAGGAAATTTCTTCCTAATCTAAATTCCCCTGCTTCAACCCATTTCTTCTTCACTGATAATAAGAAcagcttccctctcccagggagcCACATAGAAGCCTGATTTTACCAGCTACCTTCCTCTTCAGGCTAAGTCTTAATCCTttcacatttttccctttttcttctccttcttcaggtcatttattattttcttagggGGCTTTTCAAGTTGTCCAAGGGCCCTATGTGATAAAGTGCCTAAATCCGTCATTTTAGAGGCTCTACCCACCTCTGCTCAGCAGAAGTGACTATGAAGgtgaggtgggaggaggcagagggataGGACTAAAATAAGGGCAAGACGTATGTCTACCTCTTCAGCCCAGACGGATGGAAAACTACTGAATTATTGAACAACCACTACATCTTTCCTTCCATGGAGATAGAAGTGCTTCAGTTGGGAACAGCTCCTATCAAgccagatggggaaactaaggcaCCAGGAAGGTAGCAACTTGTCACAAATGAAGAGCTGTCAAGCACGACTCTTGACACCCAGTCCAGAGCTCTGTCCACTTTAATCCTGACTTAATCCCATTGTCAGTCGAGCTGTGTGGAAGCAGAAGAGACAAGTATCCACTACTGAGACCTGAAGGGCGATGGATTAAAGGATGGACCCAAGCCCACAGGTCAGAGAAGTGTGTCATGTACTTTGCTGAAAAACTGGGTGTCAAAGACAGTGCCTGTCCCTGATGCCAGTGAGATCTCGGGCCTcatcatctattttctttttaaagaaaagtggtTTATCCATTGAGGCATCCAGGcaaactggaacaagaacacTGAGGCACTGCTTTGGAAATAAATCCCTTTAAGTGGCAATTTTTATCCCTCCTTCGCTTCAAATAGCAGATTCACTTTTTTGTTGAAGAGTCACAAATAAAGATAAACAAGCGCATGTACATATTGGGGAAATTAAAAAGATCTATATCCAGGTTAAGGAAATTAGGTATTGGAAGAAAACCAAATGAATGAAACTAGGTCAAATTTGGGACCTACAATTGTGGCAGCGTGTATGTAAATTTAGAAACGACAGAAACTAGCAGCCTCTCTCTCAGGCCCTCACACCAGCACTGTGGGTTTTTGCTACAGCTGAGAAactatttctcattaaaaaagagAGCAAGGATGAGCTCACACATGCATGAGACAAAGGCATAGTCATCCCCACCCACTAGTATTAAAATCTACATTTTCCTTCAGATCTTGGCAAATTCAACTTTGGCTGGAACAGTCAACTTTGTTGTATCAG is a window of Vicugna pacos chromosome 18, VicPac4, whole genome shotgun sequence DNA encoding:
- the AGFG2 gene encoding arf-GAP domain and FG repeat-containing protein 2 isoform X2, which encodes MVMAAKKGPGPGGGVGGGKAEAEAASEVWCRRVRELGGCSQAGNRHCFECAQRGVTYVDITVGSFVCTTCSGLLRGLNPPHRVKSISMTTFTEPEVVFLQSRGNEVCRKIWLGLFDARTSLIPDSRDPQKVKEFLQEKYEKKRWYVPPDQVKGPAYSKGSASTPVQGSIPEGKPLRTLLGDPVSSLSAAASTSSQSVSQSQPRTSQPRSAQPPPHSSVKASTDLLADIGGDPFAAPQVVPAFAAFPAFGGQTPSHGGFANFDAFGSSPSSSAFGSLPPAGQAPFQAPPAPPGSSQVTPFGASLAPASQPNSLADVGSLLGPRASAGGIPGSIFGMAGQVPTLQSATTGGGSSAGLAFGAFNPFTTPAAHPQLPSTNPFQPNGLATGPGFGMSSAGPGFPQTVPPTAAFASPFPPPLFPPQTPMTQQQNGSSFGDLGSAKLGQRPLSQPAGVSTNPFMTGSSSSPFASKPPTTNPFL
- the AGFG2 gene encoding arf-GAP domain and FG repeat-containing protein 2 isoform X1, translated to MVMAAKKGPGPGGGVGGGKAEAEAASEVWCRRVRELGGCSQAGNRHCFECAQRGVTYVDITVGSFVCTTCSGLLRGLNPPHRVKSISMTTFTEPEVVFLQSRGNEVCRKIWLGLFDARTSLIPDSRDPQKVKEFLQEKYEKKRWYVPPDQVKGPAYSKGSASTPVQGSIPEGKPLRTLLGDPVSSLSAAASTSSQSVSQSQPRTSQPRSAQPPPHSSVKASTDLLADIGGDPFAAPQVVPAFAAFPAFGGQTPSHGGFANFDAFGSSPSSSAFGSLPPAGQAPFQAPPAPPASRMLTGSSSFGSSQVTPFGASLAPASQPNSLADVGSLLGPRASAGGIPGSIFGMAGQVPTLQSATTGGGSSAGLAFGAFNPFTTPAAHPQLPSTNPFQPNGLATGPGFGMSSAGPGFPQTVPPTAAFASPFPPPLFPPQTPMTQQQNGSSFGDLGSAKLGQRPLSQPAGVSTNPFMTGSSSSPFASKPPTTNPFL
- the AGFG2 gene encoding arf-GAP domain and FG repeat-containing protein 2 isoform X3, giving the protein MGEQKQDRRGLNPPHRVKSISMTTFTEPEVVFLQSRGNEVCRKIWLGLFDARTSLIPDSRDPQKVKEFLQEKYEKKRWYVPPDQVKGPAYSKGSASTPVQGSIPEGKPLRTLLGDPVSSLSAAASTSSQSVSQSQPRTSQPRSAQPPPHSSVKASTDLLADIGGDPFAAPQVVPAFAAFPAFGGQTPSHGGFANFDAFGSSPSSSAFGSLPPAGQAPFQAPPAPPASRMLTGSSSFGSSQVTPFGASLAPASQPNSLADVGSLLGPRASAGGIPGSIFGMAGQVPTLQSATTGGGSSAGLAFGAFNPFTTPAAHPQLPSTNPFQPNGLATGPGFGMSSAGPGFPQTVPPTAAFASPFPPPLFPPQTPMTQQQNGSSFGDLGSAKLGQRPLSQPAGVSTNPFMTGSSSSPFASKPPTTNPFL